The sequence TTGCAGGATTAATCTGAAACTCTGGTTTTCAACAGCCCATTCTAGAGCTTTGATACAAGATATAAACTCTGCAACACAATTAGAAGTAACCCCCAGACCACCAGATTCTGCAAAAATGAAAGCCCCAAAATGATTTCTAACTATAAAACCATAACCAACATTACCTGGGTTACCTCTAGAAGCACCATCACAGTACAAGAgtaattccatttcattttggaGATGAAAAAAGATTTCAATTATTGTAGTTCTTCTCATTTTCCTAGCATGGATAGAAAAGAATTGTAGAATGTCATTTTCAGCAACAGAACCCCACATAACTTATTTTAATCTTCCTTCACAATCATGGACCGTTCTTGTTATTCTTTGTTGCAGTTTGGAAAGGACAGGATTCTCATCATcataaaagattgcattcctcagGAACCACAATTCAACCATAGCAGTATATGAACTTATAATCCACAATTCTTTGATCACAGGACCAGAATTTTTACTCATTTTCAACAGAGCCTCAAAAGAATTTGGCTTAGGGAAATGGAAAATACCTGCTAACCAACTCCACAATCTGTTACTGAATTCACACTTCCATAAAATATGGTCCATACTA comes from Papaver somniferum cultivar HN1 chromosome 7, ASM357369v1, whole genome shotgun sequence and encodes:
- the LOC113295153 gene encoding uncharacterized protein LOC113295153, producing MWGSVAENDILQFFSIHARKMRRTTIIEIFFHLQNEMELLLYCDGASRGNPGNVGYGFIVRNHFGAFIFAESGGLGVTSNCVAEFISCIKALEWAVENQSFRLILQSDSKTCIIALQQQKIPWFLLARWQQVMASIHSISFNHVSREVNFSADHFAKKGVHLQKGQCLTFNEKPSSLTCLEFPDQPYYRFV